The following coding sequences lie in one Oncorhynchus kisutch isolate 150728-3 linkage group LG17, Okis_V2, whole genome shotgun sequence genomic window:
- the LOC109907910 gene encoding tyrosine-protein phosphatase non-receptor type 11-like isoform X2 has translation MTSRRWFHPNITGIEAEQLLLTRGVHGSFLARPSKSNPGDFTLSVRRSDEVTHIKIQNSGDYYDLYGGEKFATLAELVQYYTEQHDLLRERNGDVIELKYPLNCKDPTSERWYHGHLSGRDAEKLLTDKGKPGSFLVRESQSKPGDFVLSVLTNEEKHENVDRKTKVTHVMIRYQDGKYDVGGGERFDTLADLVDHYKKNPMVEKSGIVVHLKQPFNATRINAANIENRVKELNKVADNSEKPKQGFWEEFEVLQQQECKLLYPRKEGQTAENKSKNRYKNILPFDTTRVEIREADADVPGSDYINANYIRSMHEEGCHVEEGKVFIATQGCLQNTVVDFWKMVYQENTHVIVMTTKEMERGRNKCVRYWPDLNATKEFGKVCVKNVEERPAQDYILRELEVTRLDRREPMRYIWHYQYLSWPDHGVPNEPGGVLSFLEQVNRTQSTIRDTGPIVVHCSAGIGRTGTIIVIDILIDIINRQGLDCDIDIPKTIQRVRQQRSGMVQTEAQYKFIYMAVQQYIDTAQKRLEEEQRNKTKEREYSNIKYPQMTNARSKPNMTCVSRSSSVVTNDDPSAVYENLNIKNPSTSGNSSNTRK, from the exons GTGGTTCCACCCCAACATCACCGGCATCGAGGCAGAGCAGCTCCTGTTGACGCGGGGGGTCCACGGCAGTTTCCTAGCCCGGCCGAGCAAGAGCAACCCGGGGGATTTTACTCTCTCTGTCAG gcggAGTGATGAGGTCACCCATATTAAGATCCAGAATTCAGGGGACTACTACGACCTTTATGGAGGGGAGAAGTTTGCCACGCTGGCAGAGCTGGTGCAGTACTACACAGAGCAGCACGACCTCctcagagagaggaatggagacgTCATCGAGCTCAAGTACCCACTCAACTGCAAAGACCCCACCTCCGAGag GTGGTACCACGGGCACCTCTCTGGGCGCGACGCTGAGAAGCTGCTTACGGACAAGGGCAAGCCTGGCAGTTTCCTGGTGCGCGAGAGCCAGAGTAAACCAGGTGACTTCGTGCTCTCTGTCCTCACCAACGAGGAGAAGCATGAAAATGTGGACCGCAAGACCAAGGTTACCCACGTCATGATCCGATACCAG GATGGGAAGTATGACGTGGGCGGAGGAGAGCGGTTTGACACGCTAGCTGACCTGGTGGATCACTACAAGAAGAACCCCATGGTGGAGAAGAGTGGAATTGTTGTTCACCTCAAACAG CCCTTCAATGCCACCAGAATAAATGCAGCCAACATTGAGAACAGGGTAAAGGAGCTCAACAAAGTGGCGGACAACTCAGAGAAGCCCAAACAAGGGTTCTGGGAAGAGTTTGAG GTACTACAGCAGCAGGAGTGTAAGCTCCTCTACCCCAGGAAAGAAGGACAGACCGCAGAGAACAAGAGTAAAAACAGATACAAGAACATCCTCCCTT TTGACACTACGCGGGTGGAGATCAGGGAAGCAGATGCAGATGTGCCCGGCTCAGACTACATCAATGCCAACTACATCAGA AGTATGCATGAAGAGGGCTGTCACGTGGAGGAGGGCAAGGTGTTCATCGCCACCCAGGGCTGCCTTCAGAACACTGTGGTGGACTTCTGGAAGATGGTCTACCAGGAGAACACGCACGTCATTGTCATGACCAccaaggagatggagagaggacgg AACAAGTGTGTGCGCTACTGGCCTGACCTCAACGCCACTAAGGAGTTTGGGAAAGTGTGTGTGAAGAACGTGGAGGAGCGTCCGGCTCAGGACTACATCCTGAGGGAACTGGAGGTGACGCGTTTGGACCGG AGGGAGCCGATGAGGTATATCTGGCACTACCAGTACCTGAGCTGGCCTGACCACGGTGTTCCCAACGAGCCTGGGGGCGTGCTCAGCTTCCTGGAGCAGGTCAATCGCACGCAGAGCACCATTCGAGACACCGGGCCCATTGTGGTCCACTGCAG TGCAGGAATCGGGAGAACAGGCACCATCATTGTCATTGACATTCTCATTGACATCATCAACAGACAAG gattaGACTGTGACATCGACATCCCTAAGACCATCCAGAGGGTTCGTCAGCAGCGGTCAGGCATGGTGCAGACAGAGGCCCAGTATAAGTTCATCTACATGGCTGTCCAGCAGTACATTGACACGGCACAGAAGAGACTGGAGGAGGAGCAG AGGAATAAGACAAAGGAGAGGGAGTACTCCAATATCAAATACCCCCAGATGACCAACGCTCGGTCAAAACCCAACATGACCTGTGTGTCACGCTCCTCCTCTGT GGTGACGAACGACGACCCGTCCGCTGTGTATGAGAACCTGAACATCAAGAACCCAAGTACCTCTGGGAACAGCAGTAACACCAGGAAGTAA
- the LOC109907910 gene encoding tyrosine-protein phosphatase non-receptor type 11-like isoform X1, whose translation MTSRRWFHPNITGIEAEQLLLTRGVHGSFLARPSKSNPGDFTLSVRRSDEVTHIKIQNSGDYYDLYGGEKFATLAELVQYYTEQHDLLRERNGDVIELKYPLNCKDPTSERWYHGHLSGRDAEKLLTDKGKPGSFLVRESQSKPGDFVLSVLTNEEKHENVDRKTKVTHVMIRYQQDGKYDVGGGERFDTLADLVDHYKKNPMVEKSGIVVHLKQPFNATRINAANIENRVKELNKVADNSEKPKQGFWEEFEVLQQQECKLLYPRKEGQTAENKSKNRYKNILPFDTTRVEIREADADVPGSDYINANYIRSMHEEGCHVEEGKVFIATQGCLQNTVVDFWKMVYQENTHVIVMTTKEMERGRNKCVRYWPDLNATKEFGKVCVKNVEERPAQDYILRELEVTRLDRREPMRYIWHYQYLSWPDHGVPNEPGGVLSFLEQVNRTQSTIRDTGPIVVHCSAGIGRTGTIIVIDILIDIINRQGLDCDIDIPKTIQRVRQQRSGMVQTEAQYKFIYMAVQQYIDTAQKRLEEEQRNKTKEREYSNIKYPQMTNARSKPNMTCVSRSSSVVTNDDPSAVYENLNIKNPSTSGNSSNTRK comes from the exons GTGGTTCCACCCCAACATCACCGGCATCGAGGCAGAGCAGCTCCTGTTGACGCGGGGGGTCCACGGCAGTTTCCTAGCCCGGCCGAGCAAGAGCAACCCGGGGGATTTTACTCTCTCTGTCAG gcggAGTGATGAGGTCACCCATATTAAGATCCAGAATTCAGGGGACTACTACGACCTTTATGGAGGGGAGAAGTTTGCCACGCTGGCAGAGCTGGTGCAGTACTACACAGAGCAGCACGACCTCctcagagagaggaatggagacgTCATCGAGCTCAAGTACCCACTCAACTGCAAAGACCCCACCTCCGAGag GTGGTACCACGGGCACCTCTCTGGGCGCGACGCTGAGAAGCTGCTTACGGACAAGGGCAAGCCTGGCAGTTTCCTGGTGCGCGAGAGCCAGAGTAAACCAGGTGACTTCGTGCTCTCTGTCCTCACCAACGAGGAGAAGCATGAAAATGTGGACCGCAAGACCAAGGTTACCCACGTCATGATCCGATACCAG CAGGATGGGAAGTATGACGTGGGCGGAGGAGAGCGGTTTGACACGCTAGCTGACCTGGTGGATCACTACAAGAAGAACCCCATGGTGGAGAAGAGTGGAATTGTTGTTCACCTCAAACAG CCCTTCAATGCCACCAGAATAAATGCAGCCAACATTGAGAACAGGGTAAAGGAGCTCAACAAAGTGGCGGACAACTCAGAGAAGCCCAAACAAGGGTTCTGGGAAGAGTTTGAG GTACTACAGCAGCAGGAGTGTAAGCTCCTCTACCCCAGGAAAGAAGGACAGACCGCAGAGAACAAGAGTAAAAACAGATACAAGAACATCCTCCCTT TTGACACTACGCGGGTGGAGATCAGGGAAGCAGATGCAGATGTGCCCGGCTCAGACTACATCAATGCCAACTACATCAGA AGTATGCATGAAGAGGGCTGTCACGTGGAGGAGGGCAAGGTGTTCATCGCCACCCAGGGCTGCCTTCAGAACACTGTGGTGGACTTCTGGAAGATGGTCTACCAGGAGAACACGCACGTCATTGTCATGACCAccaaggagatggagagaggacgg AACAAGTGTGTGCGCTACTGGCCTGACCTCAACGCCACTAAGGAGTTTGGGAAAGTGTGTGTGAAGAACGTGGAGGAGCGTCCGGCTCAGGACTACATCCTGAGGGAACTGGAGGTGACGCGTTTGGACCGG AGGGAGCCGATGAGGTATATCTGGCACTACCAGTACCTGAGCTGGCCTGACCACGGTGTTCCCAACGAGCCTGGGGGCGTGCTCAGCTTCCTGGAGCAGGTCAATCGCACGCAGAGCACCATTCGAGACACCGGGCCCATTGTGGTCCACTGCAG TGCAGGAATCGGGAGAACAGGCACCATCATTGTCATTGACATTCTCATTGACATCATCAACAGACAAG gattaGACTGTGACATCGACATCCCTAAGACCATCCAGAGGGTTCGTCAGCAGCGGTCAGGCATGGTGCAGACAGAGGCCCAGTATAAGTTCATCTACATGGCTGTCCAGCAGTACATTGACACGGCACAGAAGAGACTGGAGGAGGAGCAG AGGAATAAGACAAAGGAGAGGGAGTACTCCAATATCAAATACCCCCAGATGACCAACGCTCGGTCAAAACCCAACATGACCTGTGTGTCACGCTCCTCCTCTGT GGTGACGAACGACGACCCGTCCGCTGTGTATGAGAACCTGAACATCAAGAACCCAAGTACCTCTGGGAACAGCAGTAACACCAGGAAGTAA
- the LOC109907910 gene encoding tyrosine-protein phosphatase non-receptor type 11-like isoform X3, with protein sequence MWFHPNITGIEAEQLLLTRGVHGSFLARPSKSNPGDFTLSVRRSDEVTHIKIQNSGDYYDLYGGEKFATLAELVQYYTEQHDLLRERNGDVIELKYPLNCKDPTSERWYHGHLSGRDAEKLLTDKGKPGSFLVRESQSKPGDFVLSVLTNEEKHENVDRKTKVTHVMIRYQQDGKYDVGGGERFDTLADLVDHYKKNPMVEKSGIVVHLKQPFNATRINAANIENRVKELNKVADNSEKPKQGFWEEFEVLQQQECKLLYPRKEGQTAENKSKNRYKNILPFDTTRVEIREADADVPGSDYINANYIRSMHEEGCHVEEGKVFIATQGCLQNTVVDFWKMVYQENTHVIVMTTKEMERGRNKCVRYWPDLNATKEFGKVCVKNVEERPAQDYILRELEVTRLDRREPMRYIWHYQYLSWPDHGVPNEPGGVLSFLEQVNRTQSTIRDTGPIVVHCSAGIGRTGTIIVIDILIDIINRQGLDCDIDIPKTIQRVRQQRSGMVQTEAQYKFIYMAVQQYIDTAQKRLEEEQRNKTKEREYSNIKYPQMTNARSKPNMTCVSRSSSVVTNDDPSAVYENLNIKNPSTSGNSSNTRK encoded by the exons GTGGTTCCACCCCAACATCACCGGCATCGAGGCAGAGCAGCTCCTGTTGACGCGGGGGGTCCACGGCAGTTTCCTAGCCCGGCCGAGCAAGAGCAACCCGGGGGATTTTACTCTCTCTGTCAG gcggAGTGATGAGGTCACCCATATTAAGATCCAGAATTCAGGGGACTACTACGACCTTTATGGAGGGGAGAAGTTTGCCACGCTGGCAGAGCTGGTGCAGTACTACACAGAGCAGCACGACCTCctcagagagaggaatggagacgTCATCGAGCTCAAGTACCCACTCAACTGCAAAGACCCCACCTCCGAGag GTGGTACCACGGGCACCTCTCTGGGCGCGACGCTGAGAAGCTGCTTACGGACAAGGGCAAGCCTGGCAGTTTCCTGGTGCGCGAGAGCCAGAGTAAACCAGGTGACTTCGTGCTCTCTGTCCTCACCAACGAGGAGAAGCATGAAAATGTGGACCGCAAGACCAAGGTTACCCACGTCATGATCCGATACCAG CAGGATGGGAAGTATGACGTGGGCGGAGGAGAGCGGTTTGACACGCTAGCTGACCTGGTGGATCACTACAAGAAGAACCCCATGGTGGAGAAGAGTGGAATTGTTGTTCACCTCAAACAG CCCTTCAATGCCACCAGAATAAATGCAGCCAACATTGAGAACAGGGTAAAGGAGCTCAACAAAGTGGCGGACAACTCAGAGAAGCCCAAACAAGGGTTCTGGGAAGAGTTTGAG GTACTACAGCAGCAGGAGTGTAAGCTCCTCTACCCCAGGAAAGAAGGACAGACCGCAGAGAACAAGAGTAAAAACAGATACAAGAACATCCTCCCTT TTGACACTACGCGGGTGGAGATCAGGGAAGCAGATGCAGATGTGCCCGGCTCAGACTACATCAATGCCAACTACATCAGA AGTATGCATGAAGAGGGCTGTCACGTGGAGGAGGGCAAGGTGTTCATCGCCACCCAGGGCTGCCTTCAGAACACTGTGGTGGACTTCTGGAAGATGGTCTACCAGGAGAACACGCACGTCATTGTCATGACCAccaaggagatggagagaggacgg AACAAGTGTGTGCGCTACTGGCCTGACCTCAACGCCACTAAGGAGTTTGGGAAAGTGTGTGTGAAGAACGTGGAGGAGCGTCCGGCTCAGGACTACATCCTGAGGGAACTGGAGGTGACGCGTTTGGACCGG AGGGAGCCGATGAGGTATATCTGGCACTACCAGTACCTGAGCTGGCCTGACCACGGTGTTCCCAACGAGCCTGGGGGCGTGCTCAGCTTCCTGGAGCAGGTCAATCGCACGCAGAGCACCATTCGAGACACCGGGCCCATTGTGGTCCACTGCAG TGCAGGAATCGGGAGAACAGGCACCATCATTGTCATTGACATTCTCATTGACATCATCAACAGACAAG gattaGACTGTGACATCGACATCCCTAAGACCATCCAGAGGGTTCGTCAGCAGCGGTCAGGCATGGTGCAGACAGAGGCCCAGTATAAGTTCATCTACATGGCTGTCCAGCAGTACATTGACACGGCACAGAAGAGACTGGAGGAGGAGCAG AGGAATAAGACAAAGGAGAGGGAGTACTCCAATATCAAATACCCCCAGATGACCAACGCTCGGTCAAAACCCAACATGACCTGTGTGTCACGCTCCTCCTCTGT GGTGACGAACGACGACCCGTCCGCTGTGTATGAGAACCTGAACATCAAGAACCCAAGTACCTCTGGGAACAGCAGTAACACCAGGAAGTAA
- the LOC109907910 gene encoding tyrosine-protein phosphatase non-receptor type 11-like isoform X4, with protein MWFHPNITGIEAEQLLLTRGVHGSFLARPSKSNPGDFTLSVRRSDEVTHIKIQNSGDYYDLYGGEKFATLAELVQYYTEQHDLLRERNGDVIELKYPLNCKDPTSERWYHGHLSGRDAEKLLTDKGKPGSFLVRESQSKPGDFVLSVLTNEEKHENVDRKTKVTHVMIRYQDGKYDVGGGERFDTLADLVDHYKKNPMVEKSGIVVHLKQPFNATRINAANIENRVKELNKVADNSEKPKQGFWEEFEVLQQQECKLLYPRKEGQTAENKSKNRYKNILPFDTTRVEIREADADVPGSDYINANYIRSMHEEGCHVEEGKVFIATQGCLQNTVVDFWKMVYQENTHVIVMTTKEMERGRNKCVRYWPDLNATKEFGKVCVKNVEERPAQDYILRELEVTRLDRREPMRYIWHYQYLSWPDHGVPNEPGGVLSFLEQVNRTQSTIRDTGPIVVHCSAGIGRTGTIIVIDILIDIINRQGLDCDIDIPKTIQRVRQQRSGMVQTEAQYKFIYMAVQQYIDTAQKRLEEEQRNKTKEREYSNIKYPQMTNARSKPNMTCVSRSSSVVTNDDPSAVYENLNIKNPSTSGNSSNTRK; from the exons GTGGTTCCACCCCAACATCACCGGCATCGAGGCAGAGCAGCTCCTGTTGACGCGGGGGGTCCACGGCAGTTTCCTAGCCCGGCCGAGCAAGAGCAACCCGGGGGATTTTACTCTCTCTGTCAG gcggAGTGATGAGGTCACCCATATTAAGATCCAGAATTCAGGGGACTACTACGACCTTTATGGAGGGGAGAAGTTTGCCACGCTGGCAGAGCTGGTGCAGTACTACACAGAGCAGCACGACCTCctcagagagaggaatggagacgTCATCGAGCTCAAGTACCCACTCAACTGCAAAGACCCCACCTCCGAGag GTGGTACCACGGGCACCTCTCTGGGCGCGACGCTGAGAAGCTGCTTACGGACAAGGGCAAGCCTGGCAGTTTCCTGGTGCGCGAGAGCCAGAGTAAACCAGGTGACTTCGTGCTCTCTGTCCTCACCAACGAGGAGAAGCATGAAAATGTGGACCGCAAGACCAAGGTTACCCACGTCATGATCCGATACCAG GATGGGAAGTATGACGTGGGCGGAGGAGAGCGGTTTGACACGCTAGCTGACCTGGTGGATCACTACAAGAAGAACCCCATGGTGGAGAAGAGTGGAATTGTTGTTCACCTCAAACAG CCCTTCAATGCCACCAGAATAAATGCAGCCAACATTGAGAACAGGGTAAAGGAGCTCAACAAAGTGGCGGACAACTCAGAGAAGCCCAAACAAGGGTTCTGGGAAGAGTTTGAG GTACTACAGCAGCAGGAGTGTAAGCTCCTCTACCCCAGGAAAGAAGGACAGACCGCAGAGAACAAGAGTAAAAACAGATACAAGAACATCCTCCCTT TTGACACTACGCGGGTGGAGATCAGGGAAGCAGATGCAGATGTGCCCGGCTCAGACTACATCAATGCCAACTACATCAGA AGTATGCATGAAGAGGGCTGTCACGTGGAGGAGGGCAAGGTGTTCATCGCCACCCAGGGCTGCCTTCAGAACACTGTGGTGGACTTCTGGAAGATGGTCTACCAGGAGAACACGCACGTCATTGTCATGACCAccaaggagatggagagaggacgg AACAAGTGTGTGCGCTACTGGCCTGACCTCAACGCCACTAAGGAGTTTGGGAAAGTGTGTGTGAAGAACGTGGAGGAGCGTCCGGCTCAGGACTACATCCTGAGGGAACTGGAGGTGACGCGTTTGGACCGG AGGGAGCCGATGAGGTATATCTGGCACTACCAGTACCTGAGCTGGCCTGACCACGGTGTTCCCAACGAGCCTGGGGGCGTGCTCAGCTTCCTGGAGCAGGTCAATCGCACGCAGAGCACCATTCGAGACACCGGGCCCATTGTGGTCCACTGCAG TGCAGGAATCGGGAGAACAGGCACCATCATTGTCATTGACATTCTCATTGACATCATCAACAGACAAG gattaGACTGTGACATCGACATCCCTAAGACCATCCAGAGGGTTCGTCAGCAGCGGTCAGGCATGGTGCAGACAGAGGCCCAGTATAAGTTCATCTACATGGCTGTCCAGCAGTACATTGACACGGCACAGAAGAGACTGGAGGAGGAGCAG AGGAATAAGACAAAGGAGAGGGAGTACTCCAATATCAAATACCCCCAGATGACCAACGCTCGGTCAAAACCCAACATGACCTGTGTGTCACGCTCCTCCTCTGT GGTGACGAACGACGACCCGTCCGCTGTGTATGAGAACCTGAACATCAAGAACCCAAGTACCTCTGGGAACAGCAGTAACACCAGGAAGTAA
- the LOC109907912 gene encoding RING finger protein 223: MAQIPQVWHTQEEKVDLDIMGAVGSQPECSICFNTYDNVFKTPKLLDCAHTFCLECLSRLMAISLGEQEGGGSSKILCPFCRHPTLLTKEGPPALATSSEVLCKLPSHQQHEEPVWLDGEKLCYKRALEASPEASSSTSTFCICIDIGASKAGEVPAQTRPHNTAFMRRLTSCRRLLLFMVLMVLLVVIVLWPLQCIVTTGNMYCMPRPVGSIQGSITTTATPSTPPA; this comes from the coding sequence ATGGCGCAGATCCCTCAGGTGTGGCACACCCAGGAAGAGAAAGTGGATCTGGATATAATGGGGGCTGTTGGCAGCCAACCCGAGTGCTCCATCTGCTTCAACACCTACGACAACGTCTTCAAGACGCCCAAGCTGCTGGACTGTGCCCACACCTTCTGCCTCGAGTGTCTGTCACGCCTCATGGCCATTTCACTGGGAGAGCAGGAAGGAGGAGGCAGCAGCAAGATCCTGTGTCCCTTCTGCCGCCATCCCACCCTCCTGACCAAGGAGGGTCCACCGGCCCTGGCCACCAGCAGCGAGGTACTGTGTAAGCTGCCCAGCCACCAGCAGCACGAGGAGCCTGTGTGGCTAGACGGAGAGAAGCTGTGCTACAAACGAGCCTTGGAAGCCAGCCCCGAGGCCTCTAGCTCCACCTCGACCTTCTGCATCTGCATCGACATAGGGGCCAGCAAAGCAGGCGAGGTCCCGGCTCAGACACGCCCCCACAACACGGCCTTTATGAGGCGTCTGACTAGCTGTAGGCGGCTGCTGCTCTTCATGGTGCTGATGGTGCTGCTAGTGGTCATCGTGCTGTGGCCCCTGCAGTGCATCGTCACCACAGGCAACATGTACTGCATGCCTCGCCCTGTGGGCTCAATACAAGGCTCAATCACCACCACAGCTACCCCATCTACCCCACCAGCATAA